The Toxoplasma gondii ME49 chromosome XII, whole genome shotgun sequence genome includes a region encoding these proteins:
- a CDS encoding nucleic acid binding protein, putative (encoded by transcript TGME49_248677), whose amino-acid sequence MPASAGRVPMPEGNRVSVSSSLRTHAIWRDSVKYDPYAPASERGESKSKLIHLDELQLKARELFMLARLSGSIAPRVPGACRICHEVGHLPHQCRNMITISDRSEEAVATQEAAVKVLVENDEKKLCESLGIAYEAASDDGAHATGSLSETPSREGHSGPSSSSLFWYNPLAYCDSHHSPDSKKGQKKRRRDDRHVKRKDLKKRKHHHKDKKK is encoded by the exons ATGCCTGCCTCAGCAGGAAGGGTTCCTATGCCTGAGGGCAATCGCGTATCAGTGTCGTCAAGTCTACGCACACATGCGATATGG AGAGATTCAGTAAAGTACGACCCTTATGCTCCCGCTtcggaaagaggagagagcaaatCGAAACTCATCCACCTCGACGAGTTGCAGTTAAAAGCGCGTGAGCTCTTCATGCTAGCCCGATTGTCTGGCAGCATTGCTCCGCGGGTCCCTGGTGCTTGTCGCATTTGTCATGAAG TTGGTCACCTGCCTCACCAATGCCGCAACATGATAACTATCTCGGACCGCAGCGAGGAGGCCGTAGCAACACAAGAAGCTGCCGTCAAGGTGTTGGTCGAAAACGACGAGAAG AAGCTTTGTGAATCACTCGGCATTGCTTACGAGGCGGCAAGCGATGACGGTGCACACGCCACTGGTTCACTAAGCGAGACACCGTCCAGAGAAGGGCATTCTggtccctcttcttcctcattaTTTTGGTACAATCCTCTTGCGTACTGTGATTCACACCACTCTCCAGACTCAAAAAAAG gacagaagaagcgacgaagggACGATCGTCACGTCAAGAGAAAAGACCTGAAGAAGCGCAAGCACCACcacaaagacaagaaaaagtga
- a CDS encoding hypothetical protein (encoded by transcript TGME49_248673~Predicted trans-membrane domain (TMHMM2.0):24-47:58-81), translating into MSASDVFQRTLHFRVPEPPSPKDKAAYILLGILNCFFFGLGMIVIGFMQSDVVNMMIGVLQLLLPIVGWIWAVVWGVMIVVRSLVPSSNI; encoded by the coding sequence ATGTCGGCGAGCGACGTCTTCCAACGAACCCTGCACTTCCGCGTGCCCGAGCCACCAAGCCCAAAGGACAAGGCGGCGTACATCCTCCTGGGCATCCTgaactgttttttcttcggaCTTGGAATGATCGTCATCGGTTTCATGCAAAGCGACGTCGTCAACATGATGATTGGCGTTCTCCAGTTGCTGTTACCCATTGTTGGCTGGATCTGGGCAGTCGTTTGGGGCGTCATGATCGTCGTCCGGTCCCTAGTGCCCAGTTCAAATATATAA